From a single Mangifera indica cultivar Alphonso chromosome 19, CATAS_Mindica_2.1, whole genome shotgun sequence genomic region:
- the LOC123202689 gene encoding THO complex subunit 5B-like isoform X1, with protein MEDGEIEEEGMMIDGNGEDAQLTSSRKLEKSAYEMLRESKSSIEEIVAEMVAIKREKQPKAQLRELVTQMFIHFVTLRQANRTILVEEDRVKAETERAKAPVDFRTLQLHNLMYEKSHYVKAIKACKDFKSKYPDIELVPEEEFYRDAPEKIKSSKLSNDSSHDLMLKRLNYELHQRKELCKLHEKLEQHKKSLLETIANRKKFLSSLPSHLKSLKKASLPVQNQLGVLHTKKIKQHQSAELLPPPLYVIYSQLIAQKEAFAENIDLEIVGSLKDAQTFARQQAVKDTGITTNVENSKLEDDVPDDDDDGQRRRKRPRRVPSKENVDQAGLYQVHPLKIFLHINDDEISNPKCAKLISLKFEYLLKLNLVCVGIEGSHEGPAKDILCNLFPDDTGLELPHQSAKLLVGDTLVFDERRTSRPYKWAQHLAGIDFLPEFSPLLARCETPSSETAKSDAVISGLALYRQQNRVQTVLQRIRSRKKAQLALVEHLDSLMKLKWPALDFESVPWALHTPLCSLHGWSPVGPASNSASSLPSMDIEQIQEHIDVNLDGRPASKEELETAREDGELPSLVPVTSVENDVKLIPSGQSSLIHSRQLALISKSIISPISKARAQSFKKYDDDSELLLDIDSDVEDSAQIDADAENAASSHSYELTKKSWVDCGVKEFCLILTRKMSGNEKILKLEAKIKVSMEYPLRPPLFALSLAEDQHDGNGYEWYNELRAMEGEVNLHTVKMLPPDQENHILAHQVRCLAMLFDYCLDEASPSEKRKTTSVVDVGLCKPVDGSLLARSFRGRDRRRMISWKDMECTLGYPY; from the exons ATGGAGGACGGCGAAATAGAGGAGGAAGGGATGATGATAGACGGTAACGGAGAAGATGCACAGTTAACATCCTCACGCAAGTTAGAGAAATCGGCTTACGAAATGCTGAGAGAAAGCAAATCCTCGATTGAAGAAATCGTCGCCGAGATGGTTGCCATTAAAAGAGAGAAGCAACCAAAAGCACAACTGAGGGAACTCGTAACTCAAATGTTTATCCATTTCGTAACTCTTCGTCAG GCGAACCGTACTATATTGGTAGAAGAAGACCGTGTGAAAGCAGAGACTGAACGCGCCAAGGCGCCGGTGGATTTCAGGACTCTACAGCTGCACAATTTGATGTATGAGAAGAGTCACTATGTTAAAGCAATTAAGGcttgtaaggattttaagtctAAATATCCTGATATTGAGCTCGTGCCTGAGGAAGAGTTTTATCGTGATGCCCCGGAGAAGATTAAAAGCTCTAAACTGTCTAATGACAGCTCACACGATCTTATGCTGAAGAGGCTTAATTACGAGTTGCATCAG CGGAAGGAACTGTGCAAACTTCATGAGAAATTAGAGCAGCATAAGAAAAGTTTGCTTGAGACTATTGCAAACAGGAAGAAATTCTTGTCGAGCCTACCTTCACATCTCAAGTCTCTTAAGAAAGCATCCTTACCAGTGCAAAACCAATTAGGGGTTTTGCATACGAAGAAAATAAAGCAGCACCAATCAGCTGAGTTACTTCCACCGCCTCTCTATGTGATTTACTCTCAGCTTATAGCTCAAAAGGAAGCATTTGctgaaaatattgatttagaGATAGTAGGAAGTTTGAAAGATGCTCAAACATTTGCCCGCCAGCAAGCTGTTAAGGACACTG GCATAACCACGAATGTTGAAAACTCCAAGTTGGAGGATGATGTACCCGATGATGACGATGACGGACAGAGAAGGAGAAAGCGACCAAGGAGGGTTCCAAGTAAAGAGAATGTTGACCAGGCAGGACTATATCAAGTTCATCCACTCAAAATCTTCCTTCATATAAATGATGATGAGATTTCCAATCCCAAGTGTGCAAAACTTATTTCTCTGAAGTTTGAATACTTGTTGAAATTAAATCTTGTATGTGTTGGCATAGAAGGGTCACATGAAGGACCTGCGAAAGATATCTTGTGCAATCTATTTCCTGATGATACTGGTCTTGAACTTCCTCACCAG TCTGCCAAACTCCTTGTGGGTGACACTCTGGTGTTTGATGAAAGAAGGACTTCACGTCCATATAAATGGGCCCAGCATTTGGCTGGAATTGATTTCTTACCGGAATTCTCACCATTGCTTGCTAGATGTGAAACTCCAAGTAGTGAGACTGCTAAAAGTGACGCTGTTATATCTGGCCTAGCACTGTATCGCCAGCAGAATAGAGTACAGACAGTTTTGCAAAGAATTCGCTCTCGAAAAAAGGCTCAGCTGGCTCTTGT GGAACACCTTGATTCACTTATGAAGCTTAAATGGCCTGCTTTGGATTTTGAAAGTGTTCCATGGGCTTTGCATACCCCACTATGCAGTTTGCATGGTTGGTCACCTGTAGGGCCTGCTTCTAATTCGGCCTCATCTTTGCCTTCCATGGATATAGAGCAAATTCAGGAACATATAGATGTTAATTTGGATGGAAGACCTGCTTCAAAAGAAGAGCTAGAGACTGCTCGGGAAGATGGAGAGCTCCCATCTTTAGTTCCAGTTACATCTGTTGAAAACGATGTCAAACTTATACCATCAGGGCAATCTAGTTTAATCCATTCCAGGCAGCTGGCTCTAATATCGAAGAGCATCATTTCTCCTATTAGTAAGGCAAGAGCACAGAGTTTCAAAAAATATGATGATGATTCAGAGTTGTTGCTTGATATCGATAGTGATGTGGAAGACTCTGCACAAATTGATGCTGATGCAGAAAATGCTGCTTCTAGTCACAGCTATGAGTTGACCAAAAAGTCATGGGTGGATTGCGGGGTCAAGGAATTTTGTCTGATTTTAACCCGAAAAATGAGTGGAAATGAGAAGATTTTGAAGTTAGAAGCCAAG ATCAAGGTCAGCATGGAGTATCCTCTAAGACCTCCCCTTTTTGCTCTGAGTCTTGCAGAAGATCAACATGACGGTAATGGTTATGAGTGGTATAATGAACTTCGTGCCATGGAAGGCGAG GTTAATCTCCATACTGTAAAGATGTTACCACCAGATCAAGAAAACCATATCTTAGCTCACCAAGTTCGTTGTCTTGCTATGTTGTTTGACTATTGCTTGGATGAGGCATCTCCTTCTGAGAAGAGAAAGACTActtctgttgttgatgttggtCTGTGTAAACCTGTTGATGGTAGTCTTCTTGCCAGGTCTTTTAGGGGAAGGGACAGGAGGAGAATGATATCCTGGAAGGACATGGAATGCACTCTTGGTTATCCATACTAG
- the LOC123202689 gene encoding THO complex subunit 5B-like isoform X2 produces MYEKSHYVKAIKACKDFKSKYPDIELVPEEEFYRDAPEKIKSSKLSNDSSHDLMLKRLNYELHQRKELCKLHEKLEQHKKSLLETIANRKKFLSSLPSHLKSLKKASLPVQNQLGVLHTKKIKQHQSAELLPPPLYVIYSQLIAQKEAFAENIDLEIVGSLKDAQTFARQQAVKDTGITTNVENSKLEDDVPDDDDDGQRRRKRPRRVPSKENVDQAGLYQVHPLKIFLHINDDEISNPKCAKLISLKFEYLLKLNLVCVGIEGSHEGPAKDILCNLFPDDTGLELPHQSAKLLVGDTLVFDERRTSRPYKWAQHLAGIDFLPEFSPLLARCETPSSETAKSDAVISGLALYRQQNRVQTVLQRIRSRKKAQLALVEHLDSLMKLKWPALDFESVPWALHTPLCSLHGWSPVGPASNSASSLPSMDIEQIQEHIDVNLDGRPASKEELETAREDGELPSLVPVTSVENDVKLIPSGQSSLIHSRQLALISKSIISPISKARAQSFKKYDDDSELLLDIDSDVEDSAQIDADAENAASSHSYELTKKSWVDCGVKEFCLILTRKMSGNEKILKLEAKIKVSMEYPLRPPLFALSLAEDQHDGNGYEWYNELRAMEGEVNLHTVKMLPPDQENHILAHQVRCLAMLFDYCLDEASPSEKRKTTSVVDVGLCKPVDGSLLARSFRGRDRRRMISWKDMECTLGYPY; encoded by the exons ATGTATGAGAAGAGTCACTATGTTAAAGCAATTAAGGcttgtaaggattttaagtctAAATATCCTGATATTGAGCTCGTGCCTGAGGAAGAGTTTTATCGTGATGCCCCGGAGAAGATTAAAAGCTCTAAACTGTCTAATGACAGCTCACACGATCTTATGCTGAAGAGGCTTAATTACGAGTTGCATCAG CGGAAGGAACTGTGCAAACTTCATGAGAAATTAGAGCAGCATAAGAAAAGTTTGCTTGAGACTATTGCAAACAGGAAGAAATTCTTGTCGAGCCTACCTTCACATCTCAAGTCTCTTAAGAAAGCATCCTTACCAGTGCAAAACCAATTAGGGGTTTTGCATACGAAGAAAATAAAGCAGCACCAATCAGCTGAGTTACTTCCACCGCCTCTCTATGTGATTTACTCTCAGCTTATAGCTCAAAAGGAAGCATTTGctgaaaatattgatttagaGATAGTAGGAAGTTTGAAAGATGCTCAAACATTTGCCCGCCAGCAAGCTGTTAAGGACACTG GCATAACCACGAATGTTGAAAACTCCAAGTTGGAGGATGATGTACCCGATGATGACGATGACGGACAGAGAAGGAGAAAGCGACCAAGGAGGGTTCCAAGTAAAGAGAATGTTGACCAGGCAGGACTATATCAAGTTCATCCACTCAAAATCTTCCTTCATATAAATGATGATGAGATTTCCAATCCCAAGTGTGCAAAACTTATTTCTCTGAAGTTTGAATACTTGTTGAAATTAAATCTTGTATGTGTTGGCATAGAAGGGTCACATGAAGGACCTGCGAAAGATATCTTGTGCAATCTATTTCCTGATGATACTGGTCTTGAACTTCCTCACCAG TCTGCCAAACTCCTTGTGGGTGACACTCTGGTGTTTGATGAAAGAAGGACTTCACGTCCATATAAATGGGCCCAGCATTTGGCTGGAATTGATTTCTTACCGGAATTCTCACCATTGCTTGCTAGATGTGAAACTCCAAGTAGTGAGACTGCTAAAAGTGACGCTGTTATATCTGGCCTAGCACTGTATCGCCAGCAGAATAGAGTACAGACAGTTTTGCAAAGAATTCGCTCTCGAAAAAAGGCTCAGCTGGCTCTTGT GGAACACCTTGATTCACTTATGAAGCTTAAATGGCCTGCTTTGGATTTTGAAAGTGTTCCATGGGCTTTGCATACCCCACTATGCAGTTTGCATGGTTGGTCACCTGTAGGGCCTGCTTCTAATTCGGCCTCATCTTTGCCTTCCATGGATATAGAGCAAATTCAGGAACATATAGATGTTAATTTGGATGGAAGACCTGCTTCAAAAGAAGAGCTAGAGACTGCTCGGGAAGATGGAGAGCTCCCATCTTTAGTTCCAGTTACATCTGTTGAAAACGATGTCAAACTTATACCATCAGGGCAATCTAGTTTAATCCATTCCAGGCAGCTGGCTCTAATATCGAAGAGCATCATTTCTCCTATTAGTAAGGCAAGAGCACAGAGTTTCAAAAAATATGATGATGATTCAGAGTTGTTGCTTGATATCGATAGTGATGTGGAAGACTCTGCACAAATTGATGCTGATGCAGAAAATGCTGCTTCTAGTCACAGCTATGAGTTGACCAAAAAGTCATGGGTGGATTGCGGGGTCAAGGAATTTTGTCTGATTTTAACCCGAAAAATGAGTGGAAATGAGAAGATTTTGAAGTTAGAAGCCAAG ATCAAGGTCAGCATGGAGTATCCTCTAAGACCTCCCCTTTTTGCTCTGAGTCTTGCAGAAGATCAACATGACGGTAATGGTTATGAGTGGTATAATGAACTTCGTGCCATGGAAGGCGAG GTTAATCTCCATACTGTAAAGATGTTACCACCAGATCAAGAAAACCATATCTTAGCTCACCAAGTTCGTTGTCTTGCTATGTTGTTTGACTATTGCTTGGATGAGGCATCTCCTTCTGAGAAGAGAAAGACTActtctgttgttgatgttggtCTGTGTAAACCTGTTGATGGTAGTCTTCTTGCCAGGTCTTTTAGGGGAAGGGACAGGAGGAGAATGATATCCTGGAAGGACATGGAATGCACTCTTGGTTATCCATACTAG
- the LOC123202690 gene encoding bZIP transcription factor TRAB1, whose translation MGSNINFKSLGNEPPYDPSKPLAGNFPLTRQPSIYSLTFDEFQSTVGGSLGKDFGSLNMDELLKNIWTAEETQSIVASSSGNQDGTNGLQRQGSLTLPRTLSQKTVDEVWKDISKEYVVKDGSGGGGNQGSNNMPKRQQTLGEMTLEEFLVRAGVVREDMHLGSGFGKIDNNAGFFGDLPRSSNNTGFGFQQMVKGANLMGNENLDKGNQISIQSSNLPLNVNGARLSQHPLAQQQQQQQQPQHPQIFPKQPTVAYQMPLQSSPGIKSGIVGVGDQTMTSSLIQGSAVQNAGMGMIGLGAGPVVATGSPANQLTSNGIGKSNGDTSSVSPVPYMFNGGLRGRKFNGNVEKVVERRQRRMIKNRESAARSRARKQAYTMELEAEVAKLKEENQELQRKHAEIMEIQKNQALEMMNAQQGAKKRCLRRTQTGPW comes from the exons ATGGGGAGTAACATAAACTTCAAGAGTTTGGGTAATGAACCACCGTATGACCCCAGTAAGCCACTAGCTGGGAATTTTCCGTTAACTCGGCAACCGTCGATCTATTCATTAACGTTTGATGAGTTCCAAAGCACTGTGGGCGGTAGTTTGGGTAAAGATTTTGGATCATTGAACATGGATGAGTTGTTGAAGAATATATGGACTGCAGAAGAGACACAAAGCATAGTAGCCTCTTCTAGTGGCAACCAAGATGGAACTAATGGTTTGCAAAGACAAGGATCTTTAACGTTGCCCAGAACTTTAAGTCAAAAGACTGTTGATGAGGTGTGGAAAGATATTTCTAAAGAGTATGTTGTGAAGGATGGAAGTGGCGGAGGTGGTAATCAAGGATCTAATAATATGCCAAAAAGACAACAGACTTTAGGGGAGATGACACTGGAGGAATTTTTAGTTAGAGCTGGGGTTGTTAGGGAAGATATGCATTTGGGTTCTGGCTTTggaaaaattgataataatgCTGGGTTTTTTGGTGATTTACCACGGTCAAGTAATAATACTGGATTTGGGTTTCAGCAGATGGTTAAGGGTGCAAATTTGATGGGCAATGAAAATTTGGACAAAGGTAATCAGATTTCCATTCAGTCGTCAAATTTGCCTTTGAATGTTAACGGGGCTAGATTGAGTCAACACCCACTAGCTCAACAACAGCAACAGCAACAACAGCCACAACACCCTCAAATATTTCCCAAGCAGCCAACAGTGGCATATCAGATGCCTTTACAAAGTAGTCCCGGAATTAAGAGTGGGATTGTGGGTGTAGGTGATCAGACGATGACTAGCTCTTTGATTCAGGGTAGTGCAGTTCAGAATGCAGGGATGGGAATGATTGGCTTGGGAGCTGGGCCAGTTGTTGCAACAGGGTCACCTGCAAATCAGTTGACTTCAAATGGGATTGGGAAGAGTAATGGAGATACATCTTCAGTTTCTCCTGTTCCTTACATGTTTAATGGAGGTTTACGGGGTAGGAAATTCAATGGGAATGTGGAGAAGGTTGTTGAGAGGAGGCAGAGGagaatgataaaaaatagaGAGTCAGCTGCAAGGTCTCGGGCTCGCAAGCAG GCATATACAATGGAATTAGAAGCAGAAGTTGCAAAGTTAAAAGAGGAGAACCAAGAACTGCAGAGGAAACAC GCAGAAATCATGGAAATTCAGAAAAACCAG GCGTTGGAGATGATGAATGCACAACAGGGAGCAAAGAAACGGTGCTTGAGACGGACACAGACTGGTCCATGGTGA